In a single window of the Raphanus sativus cultivar WK10039 chromosome 9, ASM80110v3, whole genome shotgun sequence genome:
- the LOC108826294 gene encoding putative F-box/FBD/LRR-repeat protein At5g44950, with protein MDAQGMCCDRISELPDSLLTHILSYLSTKDSVKTGVLSRRWELLWLKVSGLDLNTMDFLPYGGEALLSFMDRFLEFNRGWCQQTFKMKYCRCTETDSSIRLVEWIPELVHRRVQHLILENEGSPYSLDIMPDCIYVSKTLVTLKLVYVVLKDLKFAVSLPCLKNMHLENNYIYILYNDAPNLDALCLIDYVSSGGRLIMENLISGSPVLENVTLFFGLWQEEFSSSWTNVPQCLSSTLEYVKIGVNIMWNEAGIKLVNYFLENSVVLKKLTLSCKDSHTDKREAESYKKLLTSTKLSPRCQVLVD; from the exons ATGGATGCTCAAGGGATGTGTTGCGATAGAATCAGCGAATTGCCAGATTCTTTGCTAACTCATATACTCTCATACCTTTCGACCAAAGACTCCGTTAAGACTGGCGTTTTGTCAAGGAGATGGGAACTTCTCTGGCTAAAGGTTTCGGGATTGGACTTAAACACCATGGACTTCCTTCCTTATGGAGGAGAAGCCTTGTTGAGTTTTATGGACAGATTTTTGGAGTTTAACCGAGGATGGTGCCAACAAACGTTCAAGATGAAGTATTGCCGCTGTACAGAAACTGACTCCAGTATCAGGCTGGTGGAGTGGATACCCGAATTGGTTCATCGTCGAGTTCAACACCTAATTCTTGAAAACGAAGGGTCTCCATATAGTTTAGATATCATGCCTGATTGTATTTATGTGAGCAAGACATTGGTGACTTTGAAGCTGGTATATGTAGTGCTTAAAGACCTCAAGTTTGCTGTTTCTCTACCATGTCTCAAGAACATGCAtctagaaaataattatatttatattctgtATAATGATGCTCCGAATCTAGATGCTCTTTGTTTAATTGATTACGTGAGTAGTGGTGGTCGTTTGATCATGGAGAATCTGATCTCTGGCTCTCCCGTTCTAGAAAATGTCACTTTG ttttttggGTTATGGCAGGAGGAGTTCAGTTCTTCTTGGACAAATGTGCCACAGTGTTTATCATCGACTTTGGAGTATGTTAAGATTGGCGTAAATATTATGTGGAATGAAGCTGGGATTAAACTAGTGAATTACTTTCTTGAGAATTCAGTAGTCCTCAAGAAACTGACTTTGAGTTGCAAAGATTCTCATACGGACAAAAGAGAGGCAGAGAGCTACAAGAAGCTTCTTACATCCACAAAGCTTTCTCCCAGATGTCAAGTTCTCGTGGATTGA
- the LOC108826295 gene encoding TIR domain-containing protein-like, with the protein MVDPARPRPPQVFVNSGAAELPDDFIKHLVSGLADLGILNVFMDRDEWWGRDLDRIFTCIEESTIALVIFSPCYPEAEWCLDELVKMKERANNNKLLVIPIFFNVSKNDVRNFEGEFGDRFVELRKRYTKYKYDPFRVQRWETSVMTISRMEPSLTWETQSSSIPLAMDIIREVKKELDIASDPGFSLPLEFHNDSHSKLTNGEVFVSAFLVAFLFRLFIASLVFTDMTILRTAKWLVGFPVTIVVLYQLHCALTQRNRRAPDA; encoded by the exons ATGGTGGATCCAGCACGACCACGACCACCCCAAGTATTTGTCAATTCAGGCGCAGCGGAGTTGCCCGATGATTTCATCAAACATCTCGTGTCGGGCTTGGCCGATCTAGGGATACTAAACGTTTTCATGGACAGAGACGAATGGTGGGGAAGAGACCTAGACCGGATATTCACTTGCATCGAGGAGTCAACAATCGCGCTCGTTATCTTCTCACCCTGTTATCCAGAAGCAGAGTGGTGCTTGGACGAGCTTGTTAAAATGAAGGAACGagcaaacaacaacaaactCTTGGTAATTCCTATCTTCTTTAACGTGAGCAAGAACGACGTGAGAAACTTCGAGGGAGAGTTTGGAGATCGATTCGTGGAGCTGAGAAAAAGATATACGAAATACAAATACGATCCTTTTAGGGTTCAAAGATGGGAAACGTCGGTGATGACTATTTCAAGAATGGAGCCCAGTTTGACGTGGGAAACACAAAG CTCGAGTATCCCTCTTGCCATGGATATCATTAGAGAGGTTAAGAAGGAGCTAGACATAGCCTCGGACCCGGGATTCTCCTTGCCCTTAGAGTTCCACAATGACTCGCATTCAAAATTAACGAATGGGGAAGTGTTTGTTTCGGCTTTTCTTGTGGCTTTTCTCTTTAGACTCTTCATAGCTAGTCTTGTTTTCACAGATATGACCATTTTAAGAACTGCAAAGTGGTTAGTAGGTTTCCCAGTTACGATTGTTGTATTATACCAGTTACATTGTGCGTTGACACAACGAAACAGACGAGCACCTGATGCTTGA
- the LOC108827996 gene encoding uncharacterized protein LOC108827996 has protein sequence MVWFRAGSNVTKLAVRRLLNQGSSYATRTRSFHSSLYRPNPHPSSSSSPIPRAVPLSKLTDSFLDGTSSVYLEELQRAWESDPTSVDESWDNFFRNFVGQAATSPGISGQTIQESMNLLLLVRAYQVNGHMKANLDPLALEQREIPEDLDLALYGFTEADLDREFFLGVWQMSGFMSENRPVQTLRSILTRLQQAYCGNIGFEYMHIADREKCNWLREKIETPTPWRYNRERREVILDRLAWSTQFENFLATKWTTAKRFGLEGGESLIPGMKEMFDRAADLGVESIVIGMSHRGRLNVLGNVVRKPLRQIFSEFSGGIRPVDEVGYTGTGDVKYHLGTSYDRPTRGGKKIHLSLVANPSHLEAADSVVVGKTRAKQYYSKDVDRTKNLGILIHGDGSFAGQGVVYETLHLSELPNYTTGGTIHIVVNNQVAFTTDPRAGRSSQYCTDVAKALSAPIFHVNGDDVEAVVHACELAAEWRQRFHSDVVVDLVCYRRFGHNEIDEPSFTQPKMYKVIKNHPSTLQIYHKKLLECGEISQEDIDRIQEKVNTILSEEFVTSKDYLSKKRDWLSTNWAGFKSPEQISRVRNTGVKPEILKTVGKAISSLPENFKPHRAVKKVYEQRAQMIETGEGIDWALAEALAFATLVVEGNHVRLSGQDVERGTFSHRHSVLHDQETGEEYCPLDHLVMNQDPEMFTVSNSSLSEFGVLGFELGYSMESPNSLVLWEAQFGDFANGAQVIFDQFISSGEAKWLRQTGLVVLLPHGYDGQGPEHSSARLERYLQMSDDNPYVIPDMEPTLRKQIQECNWQIVNATTPANYFHVLRRQLHRDFRKPLIVMAPKNLLRHKDCKSNLSEFDDVQGHPGFDKQGTRFKRLIKDQNDHSDLEEGIRRLVLCSGKVYYELDDERKKVGASDVAICRVEQLCPFPYDLIQRELKRYPNAEIVWCQEEAMNMGAFSYITPRLWTAMRSLGRGDMEDIKYVGRGPSAATATGFYTFHVKEQAELVQKAIGKELIN, from the exons AGACAGCTTCCTAGATGGCACCAGCAGCGTCTACCTCGAGGAGCTCCAACGTGCCTGGGAATCCGACCCCACCAGCGTCGACGAGTCCTGGGACAACTTCTTCCGAAACTTCGTAGGCCAAGCCGCCACTTCCCCAGGCATCTCCGGCCAAACCATCCAAGAAAGCATGAACCTCCTGCTCCTCGTCAGAGCCTACCAAGTCAACGGCCACATGAAAGCCAACTTAGATCCCTTAGCTCTCGAACAGCGAGAGATCCCCGAGGATCTCGACTTGGCTCTCTACGGATTCACAGAAGCTGATCTCGACAGAGAGTTCTTTCTAGGAGTCTGGCAGATGTCCGGCTTCATGTCAGAGAATCGCCCCGTGCAGACTCTCCGCTCTATACTGACGAGGCTACAGCAGGCTTACTGTGGGAACATAGGGTTCGAGTATATGCACATTGCTGATAGGGAGAAATGTAATTGGCTTAGAGAGAAGATCGAGACGCCGACTCCCTGGAGATACAACAGGGAGCGGCGCGAGGTGATTCTCGATAGGCTTGCTTGGAGCACTCAGTTTGAGAATTTCTTGGCTACCAAATGGACAACTGCTAAAAGGTTTGGGCTCGAAGGTGGGGAGTCGTTGATCCCCGGGATGAAGGAGATGTTTGATAGAGCGGCGGATCTCGGAGTTGAGAGCATTGTTATTGGGATGTCACACAGAGGGAGACTGAATGTTTTGGGGAATGTTGTAAGGAAGCCGTTGCGTCAGATCTTTAGTGAGTTCAGCGGTGGGATTAGGCCTGTGGATGAGGTTGGATACACTGGAACTGGTGATGTTAAGTATCATTTGGGAACCTCTTACGATAGGCCAACGAGAGGTGGGAAGAAGATTCATCTCTCTTTGGTTGCGAACCCGAGTCATTTAGAAGCTGCGGATTCGGTTGTTGTTGGTAAGACAAGAGCGAAGCAGTACTACTCCAAGGATGTTGACAGGACCAAGAACTTGGGGATTTTGATTCACGGAGACGGTAGCTTCGCTGGACAGGGAGTGGTTTACGAGACGCTTCATCTTAGTGAGCTTCCTAACTACACAACCGGTGGTACTATCCATATTGTGGTGAACAACCAGGTGGCTTTCACTACTGATCCGAGAGCTGGGAGGTCTTCTCAGTACTGTACCGATGTCGCCAAGGCCTTGAGTGCTCCTATCTTTCATGTGAATGGTGATGATGTTGAGGCTGTTGTTCACGCCTGCGAGCTTGCTGCTGAGTGGCGTCAGAGGTTTCATTCCGATGTTGTGGTTGATTTGGTTTGTTACAGGAGGTTTGGGCATAACGAGATTGATGAGCCGTCTTTCACTCAGCCGAAGATGTACAAGGTGATCAAGAACCATCCCTCCACGCTTCAGATATACCACAAGAAGTTGTTGGAGTGCGGTGAGATATCGCAGGAGGATATTGATAGGATACAGGAGAAGGTTAACACCATTCTGAGTGAAGAGTTCGTTACTAGTAAAGATTATTTGTCTAAGAAGCGTGATTGGCTTTCAACTAATTGGGCTGGGTTCAAGTCTCCTGAGCAGATCTCACGTGTTAGAAACACAGG CGTCAAGCCAGAGATACTTAAGACTGTTGGCAAGGCGATTTCGTCGCTTCCTGAAAACTTCAAGCCACACAGAGCGGTGAAGAAAGTTTATGAACAACGTGCTCAGATGATTGAAACAGGAGAAGGTATTGACTGGGCGCTTGCGGAGGCTCTTGCTTTTGCTACCTTGGTTGTGGAAGGCAACCATGTCCGTTTGAGTGGTCAGGATGTCGAGAGAGGAACCTTTAGCCATCGTCACTCTGTGCTTCATGACCAGGAAACTGGAGAAGAGTATTGTCCTCTAGATCATCTCGTCATGAACCAGGATCCTGAGATGTTCACTGTCAGCAACAG TTCTCTTTCAGAGTTTGGTGTCCTTGGGTTTGAACTGGGTTACTCAATGGAAAGCCCCAACTCGTTGGTGTTATGGGAAGCTCAGTTTGGAGACTTTGCAAATGGAGCTCAGGTGATATTTGATCAGTTCATCAGCAGTGGAGAAGCTAAGTGGCTGCGTCAAACCGGGCTTGTTGTCCTGCTTCCCCATGGATATGATGGTCAGGGCCCTGAACATTCAAGTGCTAGGCTGGAACGTTACCTTCAG ATGAGTGATGACAACCCCTATGTCATACCAGACATGGAACCTACATTGAGAAAGCAGATTCAAGAATGCAATTGGCAGATTGTCAATGCCACCACTCCTGCCAACTACTTCCACGTTCTGCGTCGACAG CTGCACAGGGATTTCCGTAAGCCTCTGATTGTAATGGCACCAAAGAACTTGCTCCGTCACAAGGACTGCAAATCAAACCTCTCTGAGTTTGATGATGTCCAAGGCCACCCAGGCTTTGACAAGCAAGGGACTAGGTTCAAGAGATTGATCAAGGATCAGAACGATCACTCTGATCTCGAAGAAGGCATCAGAAGATTGGTACTCTGCTCTGGAAAG GTTTATTACGAGCTTGATGATGAGAGGAAGAAGGTTGGTGCAAGCGATGTTGCTATTTGTAGAGTGGAGCAGCTTTGTCCTTTCCCATATGATCTCATTCAGCGTGAGCTCAAGAGATATCCAA ATGCTGAGATAGTTTGGTGCCAAGAAGAGGCGATGAACATGGGAGCATTCAGCTACATAACCCCAAGGCTGTGGACAGCAATGAGAAGCTTAGGCAGAGGAGATATGGAAGACATCAAGTACGTTGGTCGTGGACCTTCTGCTGCTACTGCCACTGGTTTCTACACTTTCCATGTCAAAGAGCAAGCTGAGCTCGTCCAGAAAGCCATCGGAAAGGAACTCATCAACTGA
- the LOC108825345 gene encoding putative F-box/FBD/LRR-repeat protein At5g44950 has protein sequence MGYDRISALPDHLITEILLWLLTGDSVKTSLLSTRWRNLWLDVPGLDFKLPFTNTKASFIERFLEFNRDARLRKFKLTYHRCKPNKGHPFGIREWIATAISRGAQHLEVVEIFDTSLKNKLEFMPLDIYKSKTLVSLNLVRVGMSDPDFVVFLPCLKNMYLEQIMCSGKDPSFMEKLISGCPVLEGLTVSRSFDDNVLVLRVRSKSLKRFSVWSDWIGTNGREFALEIDAPGLKYMDLGDHLSQRIVVKNLRSLFMIDIDSIFNAGSDTNLKMKKDAIGDFLNGISRVRHMIISQYTMEVFNRYLGSIPTFNNLYRLEASCNTSCNTHLLQVLPDFLESFPNLRHLTLCT, from the exons ATGGGTTACGATAGAATCAGTGCACTGCCGGATCATTTGATAACTGAGATACTCTTATGGCTCCTGACCGGGGATTCTGTTAAGACAAGCCTTTTATCGACCCGATGGAGAAACCTATGGCTTGATGTTCCGGGGCTAGACTTTAAACTCCCTTTTACCAATACAAAGGCTAGCTTCATCGAAAGATTTTTGGAATTTAACCGTGATGCACGCCTGAGAAAGTTCAAGTTAACGTATCACAGGTGCAAGCCCAACAAGGGTCACCCCTTTGGAATCAGAGAGTGGATCGCTACAGCTATAAGTCGCGGAGCTCAGCATTTAGAAGTGGTTGAAATTTTTGATACCTCtttgaaaaacaaattagaGTTCATGCCTCTAGACATTTATAAGAGCAAGACATTGGTGTCTTTAAATCTTGTACGAGTAGGGATGTCGGATCCCGACTTTGTTGTTTTTCTACCTTGTCTGAAGAACATGTATCTTGAACAAATTATGTGCAGTGGTAAGGATCCTTCATTCATGGAGAAGCTCATCTCTGGCTGTCCCGTTCTTGAAGGTCTAACAGTGTCTAGGTCTTTTGATGACAACGTACTGGTTCTTCGTGTGAGATCTAAGAGTCTTAAGAGGTTTAGTGTATGGTCTGACTGGATTGGAACCAATGGTAGGGAGTTTGCGTTGGAGATTGATGCTCCAGGACTCAAATATATGGACTTAGGAGATCACCTATCTCAAAGAATAGTGGTGAAGAATCTGAGATCTTTGTTTATGATCGACATTGATTCCATATTCAATGCTGGAAGTGACACTAATTTGAAAATGAAGAAAGATGCTATCGGTGATTTTCTCAATGGTATTTCTCGTGTAAGGCATATGATCATCTCTCAGTATACTATGGAG GTTTTTAATCGTTACCTGGGATCCATTCCCACATTTAATAACTTATATCGTTTAGAAGCTTCCTGCAACACGTCCTGCAACACGCACTTATTACAAGTGTTACCCGATTTTCTTGAGAGTTTCCCGAATCTAAGACACCTCACACTG TGCACCTAA
- the LOC108826293 gene encoding cysteine-rich receptor-like protein kinase 41, which yields MAGSCSSSQPQYLFLFFLFLPFLSFAQEPAVNVNGSVWDFPSHSSSPSQQSNFSKNLNSLIASIPNLHANTYLFYNLSVGDISDQDRVEAIGVCNRVVRSVDCRNCVFEAALNLTRGSSADLREGYWRATNCMFRYSDKPIFGKLETNPVFEALNQNKSAGDRDEFVRLQNELLNGFRKLAAAGGSKRKYVQGNGTGPLPNTTLFGAVMCTPDLSEEDCNDCLIFAFANATKGRSGLRWFCPSCSFQIQTNLRFFPYEYEPDPPSDQEPGLLHNWSAGVDKTKIILATVGSVVGFSIFVVCLYFLLRRKQRKQKQIHEGKDVVENKIIDENVLRLDFDTIRSATDDFSPDNQLGEGGFGIVYKGVLDSGEEIAVKRLSMKSGQGDNEFINEVSLVAKLHHRNLVRLLGFCLEGQERLLIYDLFKNTSLDHFIFDTDRRMVLEWETRYKIIAGVARGLLYLHEDSRFKVIHRDLKASNVLLDDAMYPKISDFGMAKLFDTDQPCQTRFTSRVAGTYGYMAPEYAMNGKFSVKTDVFSFGVLVLEIITGKRNNWSPEDKSSLFLLSYIWKNWREGRVLNIVDPSLIQTRGLSDEIMKCIHIGLLCVQEKAESRPTMASVVLMLNASSFTLLRPSQPGFYPGDGESASSSPPTMTLNSVTITKVDPR from the exons ATGGCAggttcttgttcttcttctcaaCCACAAtacttgttcttgttcttcttgtTCTTACCATTTCTCAGCTTCGCACAAGAGCCTGCCGTCAACGTAAACGGTTCCGTCTGGGACTTCCCTTCCCATTCCTCATCTCCATCCCAACAAAGCAACTTCTCCAAAAACCTCAACAGCCTTATCGCCTCAATCCCTAATCTACATGCCAACACCTACCTCTTCTACAACCTCTCCGTCGGAGACATCTCGGATCAAGATCGAGTAGAAGCCATCGGAGTCTGCAACAGAGTAGTCAGATCAGTAGATTGTCGCAACTGTGTCTTTGAAGCCGCACTAAATCTAACAAGAGGCTCCTCTGCAGACCTTAGAGAAGGTTACTGGAGGGCCACGAACTGTATGTTTCGTTACTCGGACAAACCTATTTTCGGAAAACTCGAAACGAACCCTGTGTTCGAGGCACTAAACCAGAACAAATCAGCGGGTGATAGAGACGAGTTCGTTAGGCTACAGAACGAGTTACTGAACGGATTCAGAAAACTTGCTGCAGCAGGTGGATCTAAGAGGAAGTATGTTCAAGGAAATGGTACTGGTCCTCTGCCTAACACGACACTCTTTGGTGCCGTGATGTGCACGCCTGATTTGTCTGAGGAAGATTGTAACGACTGTCTCATCTTTGCCTTCGCGAACGCCACGAAAGGGAGATCAGGGCTCAGATGGTTTTGTCCCAGCTGTAGTTTTCAGATACAGACTAACTTGAGATTCTTCCCTTATGAGTATGAGCCTGATCCACCATCCGACCAAGAACCAG GTCTTTTACATAACTGGTCTGCAGGAgtagacaaaacaaaaattatactTGCCACTGTGGGCTCTGTTGTTGGTTTTTCAATATTCGTTGTCTGCCTTTACTTCCTATTGAGAAGGAAGCAAAGAAAGCAAAAACAAATACATGAAG GAAAAGATGTTGTAGAGAATAAGATCATAGATGAAAACGTATTGCGACTCGACTTTGATACCATCCGATCAGCAACTGATGACTTCTCTCCAGACAATCAGCTTGGAGAAGGTGGCTTCGGTATAGTTTACAAG GGTGTTCTTGATTCTGGAGAAGAGATAGCCGTGAAAAGACTATCAATGAAATCAGGACAAGGAGACAATGAGTTCATAAACGAAGTCTCATTAGTCGCAAAACTTCATCATCGTAATCTTGTTAGGCTTTTAGGTTTCTGCCTTGAAGGACAAGAAAGACTACTCATATATGACTTATTCAAGAACACAAGCCTTGACCATTTCATATTTG ataCTGATAGGAGAATGGTGTTAGAGTGGGAAACACGTTATAAGATAATCGCAGGTGTTGCTCGAGGTCTTCTTTATCTCCATGAAGATTCTCGTTTCAAAGTTATTCATAGAGATCTTAAAGCAAGCAATGTGTTATTGGACGATGCAATGTATCCAAAAATCTCGGATTTTGGAATGGCTAAGTTGTTTGATACAGACCAACCATGTCAGACTAGGTTTACAAGCAGAGTGGCAGGAACCTA TGGTTATATGGCTCCAGAATATGCAATGAACGGGAAATTCTCAGTGAAAACCGACGTGTTCAGCTTTGGTGTGCTAGTTCTTGAAATCATTACAGGCAAGAGAAATAATTGGTCTCCTGAAGATAAAAGCTCATTGTTCCTCCTTAGCTAC ATATGGAAAAACTGGAGAGAAGGGAGAGTGTTAAACATTGTGGATCCAAGTCTGATTCAGACAAGAGGTCTAAGTGACGAAATCATGAAGTGCATTCACATTGGTTTGTTGTGTGTTCAAGAGAAAGCAGAGAGTAGACCAACAATGGCTTCTGTTGTGTTAATGCTCAATGCAAGTTCTTTCACTTTATTGAGACCCTCGCAACCCGGTTTCTACCCAGGAGATGGAGAATCAGCAAGTAGTAGTCCACCGACAATGACTTTGAATAGTGTTACAATCACAAAGGTAGACCCTCGTTAA